The genomic stretch CTTACCTGTCTGATGCTGCCTAACTGATTTGggtttctgtttgttctgtgtcACTCAGTGTTTCACCAGGAAAGATGAAAGGATTTATGTGAGAATCCAAAAAAGAAGTTTgagaatatattttaaatatataagtgGGGAAGTTACAGAAAGCATTGGCTGTTGGCTTCACTCCCAGTCCAGATGTGTCAGAGTCTTAAAAAGCAGAAGTATTAGTGAGGAGGTTTTTGTCACAGTGTAAATCACTGTGATACCCACTCAGTAGCAGAGCTGTCCCATGTAGCACAGTAATAGACTGCTGAGTCTCCCTCCTCCACATTGTTGATGATCAAACGATAATCTGATGTTGACTGATGAGTGGATGTGAATTTTGGAGAGGAGAAACCAGAGCCATATTTTACAGCGCTCCAACTGTGATAAAACCTCAGTATATACTGAGGAACTCCTCCAGGAGTCTGTTTATACCAGCCAGCGGAATTGTCAGTAACAGTCCCCAGGTTACATTCCATGGTGGCTGTCTCTCCTTTCCTCACCGCCACAACAGGAGGCTTCTGTGTCACCACCGCCACACCACTCACACCTGGAAACAACAAGATGACACGGAgtcaagagaaacacacagactgatGAATCCAACATGAGGTCAAAGCTGCAGTAAGTCAGCCTCCTTACATGTTAGAGCAGTGATGAGAGTGCAGAGGGTCCCCAGCATGTTGTCAGTGTGTGCTGAGAACGGCCTTGTAACCTGGAAAGTGAGCTCACTGCTGACAGATTAGAGGGtttgga from Sebastes fasciatus isolate fSebFas1 chromosome 13, fSebFas1.pri, whole genome shotgun sequence encodes the following:
- the LOC141781045 gene encoding immunoglobulin lambda-1 light chain-like; amino-acid sequence: MLGTLCTLITALTCVSGVAVVTQKPPVVAVRKGETATMECNLGTVTDNSAGWYKQTPGGVPQYILRFYHSWSAVKYGSGFSSPKFTSTHQSTSDYRLIINNVEEGDSAVYYCATWDSSATEVVFGPGTKLTVTSSSFSPPVLTVFPPSSAELQSNKASLVCLSSQSVPFADVSWLSGGSPVSSGISTSTAVQQPDHTFQISSYLAVQTSDWNTDQVYTCKVSLGSQTSEKNIKKSDCPTEQ